One part of the Desulfatiglans anilini DSM 4660 genome encodes these proteins:
- a CDS encoding DUF4372 domain-containing protein — protein sequence MNRFGSIFSQLLQLFPRAEFEAAVKETRAERHARGFTCWGQFVAMLFCQFGRAHSLREICGGLATCEGKLVHLGIRA from the coding sequence ATGAACAGGTTCGGTAGCATATTTAGCCAGTTGCTGCAACTTTTTCCGCGGGCGGAATTTGAGGCGGCGGTGAAAGAGACTCGGGCGGAACGGCATGCCAGGGGATTTACGTGCTGGGGACAATTTGTCGCGATGCTTTTCTGCCAGTTTGGGCGCGCCCATAGCCTGCGCGAAATCTGCGGCGGTCTTGCAACCTGCGAAGGAAAGCTGGTCCATCTGGGAATTCGCGC